A single genomic interval of Verrucomicrobiota bacterium harbors:
- a CDS encoding alpha/beta hydrolase: MLASHAAALDPIPLWPQGAPGALGKEDKDIPSLTPYPAAESATGAAMVICPGGGYGGLAQHEGRDYALWLNQQGVACFVLKYRLGSGGYRHPRMIEDAARALRWVRTHAATWKVDPNRIGIMGSSAGGHLASTLVTHFDHGQAGAADPVDRASSRPDLGVLCYPVITMGAHTHQGSKHNLLGKEPSPELVELLSNEKQVRSNTPPCFVWHTWEDKAVKVENSLEFAAALQKAGVPFDLHVYQKGRHGIGLADKEPFSNVHPWAKDLLFWLKEQGFLTAHR, from the coding sequence ATGCTCGCCTCTCACGCCGCTGCCTTGGATCCGATCCCGCTTTGGCCGCAGGGAGCGCCCGGTGCCTTGGGAAAAGAGGACAAGGACATTCCTTCACTGACGCCGTACCCCGCCGCCGAGTCCGCCACCGGTGCCGCGATGGTCATCTGTCCGGGGGGAGGCTATGGCGGGCTCGCGCAGCATGAAGGCCGTGATTACGCGCTTTGGCTCAATCAACAGGGCGTCGCCTGCTTCGTTCTCAAATACCGGCTTGGCTCCGGTGGATATCGGCATCCGCGCATGATCGAGGACGCTGCCCGCGCCTTGCGCTGGGTCCGAACCCACGCCGCCACCTGGAAAGTCGATCCAAACCGGATTGGCATCATGGGTTCCTCGGCCGGCGGCCACCTGGCCTCCACCCTGGTCACTCACTTCGATCACGGCCAAGCGGGAGCTGCTGACCCGGTGGACCGCGCCAGTTCCCGTCCCGATCTCGGCGTGCTCTGTTATCCCGTGATCACCATGGGCGCTCACACGCACCAAGGATCGAAGCATAACTTGCTCGGCAAAGAGCCGTCCCCTGAGCTTGTCGAGTTGCTTTCAAACGAGAAACAAGTGAGGTCCAACACTCCGCCCTGCTTCGTCTGGCATACTTGGGAAGACAAAGCGGTCAAAGTTGAAAACAGCCTCGAATTTGCCGCCGCGCTTCAAAAAGCCGGCGTGCCTTTTGATCTTCACGTTTACCAAAAAGGCCGCCACGGCATCGGCCTGGCCGACAAGGAACCGTTTTCCAACGTTCATCCTTGGGCCAAAGACCTCCTCTTCTGGCTGAAAGAACAGGGATTTCTCACGGCTCACCGCTAG